Within the Plesiomonas shigelloides genome, the region TCTGTCGATAGCCGTTTGTCGGCTTCGATTAAATGCTGCTAGCGCTAGCCGATGATGTGCAGTTGCTATTGTCGCGCTGTCTATTTCGTGAGCCGTTATCCAATTTCCCTTTGTGGGCTGTAACAAAACTGTAAAGCGAGAGCGTGATTCGTTGCTTTGGCGTGATTTGTCAAGCCTTAAACTGTCGCGAAGACGGATTTTATCAACTGATTAATTTGTTGATATAAAACAATATTTATTGTGTTGACTTCTGTTTTTTTCTGTTGTTCGCTAAAAGTTATCCACTAAATCTGTGGATAAGTGTGTGGGCTATATTTAGACAATTCCATACAGCCCACGTTTTCTCTGGGTTAAGACACCTCGACGCTTTTTGTCAGACACAGCTGTAAGAACGAGGTGAGGAACGTGTAATTTTTCTGTGATGTAGCGCACAGCAGTGGCGTCTTTTTGACCCTGCGCTGTCAGTATACAGACATGCATGTCGGCTGTGTCTGCTAACCCGTTAGTTAACGCGAAAAGTAATCGGTTACAGCGCCGGACAACAAAATAAAGAGGGAACTATTTGATGGTAAATTGAGCAGGTGATTAAGCAAAGGTTGGCCATAGCATTATGTTTGTGGGTGCAAATGAGCGCTACTGTTTATTGCTCACCAATTTTGAGTTCTGTTTTTTGTTTACTAAAGGGCAAACTCAATAAGTAATTATGGGTAATAATTACGTTTTAATGACAGCCATATTTAAATTTGATAACGCGCATGATTGCATATCGAATAATGCAATATTGTAGAAAATAATAATTCGTACATTGTCCTGCGTAAGGTATATCTATAACAGGATTTCCTTTCAACGGTTTTTGACTGCGCGCAGATGTGCAGAAGCAGATGTGCAGAAGAGGATAAGAGAAAGAGATTACAAAGGCACTGAGTGTGTAAAACGCACCGACGAGGCTACGATTTGGCCGCAAAAATTTCCCCGTGCTGGCTGTATTTGGGCTTTTATCATCAGTGGCTCGCCAGGGTAAGGTTTGTGGGGATGCTGCTGGCTGAGCAAATCATCGCGCCGTGTAAACCAGCGATGGGATAGCGCTCGAATTTCTGCGGGGAGCCGCGCATAATACCGTTATATCCGAGACAAACGAGATGATATAGCAGGTAGGTATGAGTAGAAACTTTGAGCTGGTATCTGAGTTTGCACCCGCAGGCGATCAGCCGGAAGCGATCCGCCAGTTGATCGATGGCCTCGACGCAGGGCTGGCGCACCAGACCTTGCTGGGGGTAACCGGCTCCGGTAAGACCTTCACCGCGGCAAATGTAATTGCTAGCCTTAATCGGCCCACCATGATCTTGGCGCCGAATAAAACCTTGGCTGCTCAGTTGTACGGCGAGATGAAAGCCTTCTTCCCGCATAACGCCGTGGAATACTTCGTTTCCTACTACGACTACTATCAGCCAGAAGCTTACGTGCCGAGTACCGATACCTTTATCGAGAAAGATGCGTCGATCAACGATCACATCGAGCAGATGCGTTTGTCTGCCACTAAAGCGCTGATGGAGCGACGTGATGTGGTGGTGGTGGCTTCGGTGTCGGCGATTTATGGTCTGGGCGATCCTGATTCCTACCTGAAAATGATGTTGCACTTGCGCCGTGGCGATACGCTGGATCAGCGTTTTATCCTGCGTCGTTTGTCGGAGCTGCAATACACCCGCAACGATCAGGCATTTCAACGCGGGACTTTCCGTGTGCGTGGCGAAGTGATTGATATTTATCCGGCAGAATCAGACGAGCATGCGGTGCGTGTGGAGCTGTTTGATGACGAGGTTGAACGCTTGTCATTGTTTGACCCGCTGACAGGGCAAGTGCAGCAGGATGTTGCGCGCTATACCGTGTATCCAAAAACTCACTATGTAACACCCCGCGAGAAGATCTTAGAGGCGATCGAGAAGATCAAGGTCGAGCTGGTCGAGCGTAAGCAGGTCTTGCTGGATAACAACAAGTTGCTGGAAGAGCAGCGCATCAGTCAGCGTACGCTGTTTGATATTGAGATGATGAATGAGCTGGGATATTGCTCGGGCATTGAAAACTATTCGCGCTACCTTTCTGGCCGTAATCCGGGCGAGCCGCCTCCAACCTTGTTTGACTATCTACCTGCCGATGGCTTGCTGATTATTGATGAGTCACACGTTACGGTGCCGCAAATTGGCGCTATGTATAAAGGTGACCGTTCGCGTAAAGAAACGCTGGTGGATTATGGTTTTCGCCTACCATCGGCGTTGGATAACCGTCCGTTGAAATTCGATGAGTTTGAGGCGCTGGCTCCGCAGACCATTTATGTATCGGCCACGCCGGGGGCGTATGAGCTGGAGAAATCTGGCGGCGAGGTGATCGAGCAAGTAGTGCGTCCGACGGGCTTGCTGGATCCGGTGGTGGAAGTGCGTCCGGTAACCACTCAGGTGGATGATTTGCTGTCGGAGATCCGTTTGCGCTCGGCGATTAATGAACGGGTACTGGTTACTACGCTGACCAAACGCATGGCCGAAGATCTGACCGAATATCTGGAAGAGCATGATGTGAAGGTGCGCTATCTGCACTCAGATATTGATACTGTCGAGCGGATGGAGATCATTCGCGACCTGCGTCTTGGCCTGTTTGACGTGCTGGTGGGAATTAACCTGCTGCGTGAGGGGCTGGATATGCCGGAGGTATCGCTGGTCGCGATTCTGGATGCGGATAAAGAAGGCTTCTTGCGCTCCGAACGTTCATTGATTCAGACTATTGGTCGTGCGGCGCGTAACCTTAACGGTAAGGCGATTTTGTACGGTGATAGGATCACGCCATCAATGGCGCGCGCTATTGGTGAAACAGAGCGTCGTCGTGAGAAACAACAAGCGTTTAACGAACGTAACGGGATTACGCCGCAAGGGCTGAATAAAGCCGTGGCCGATATTCTGGATGTCGGAGGGCGCGTTAGCAATAAAGGTCGCCAGAAATCCAAAGGCCGTAAAGTGGCCGAGTCTGAGGCTAGCTATCAGGTGCATTCGCCAGCAGAAGCAGAGCAGAAGATGCGAGAGCTGGAGCAGCAGATGTATCAACATGCGCAGAATCTGGAGTTTGAGGAAGCGGCGGCGATCCGCGATCAGCTGCAGGCACTGCGAGAGGCGTTTATCAAAACCTCTTGATGCGTGATGTGTGAATAGTGAGACGCATAAAAAAGGCATTGTTGGTTATCCCGACAATGCCTTTCTTTTATCTGCTGTCTAAATGTCAGTGGGCTTAAGCGTTAATGTGCAACATCAATTCAGCGGATTGATTTGCAGTGCTTGCTCGATCGCCTGCTTGAGCAAGTTGCGATCGTGACGATACGGAATATCGTCAGCTTCCAATTGAGTTTGAACGATGCGACGTTTTGGACCATCCTCATCACGCAACACGCTGACATCAATATGCGGACCGACAATCACACCAGTAATGCAACGACGGCCAATGTGGCGCTCGATAATCTGCAGTTTCTCCGCGATATTCAGCTGTGCCGCCGGACTGTGCTCTTTGGCCAGATTGCCGATATACAGCACATGGGCTGCGGTGGCGTTAGACAGCGCAGTTGCGATCTCACGGTTAAGCAGAGGCGGCAGCAGGCTAGTCATAAAGCTGCCCGGGCCAATTAAAATCAAATCAGCGCGTTCAATGGCGGTAATGGCTTCACGGGTGGCACTGACTTCCGGCACCAATTGCAGTGATACCGGTAATTCGGTGAGTGCATCGATATTGACCTCACCAAACACGGACATACCATCGGCACAGACGGCGGCCAAGTCGACAGGTTCTTCCGACATCGGGATGATGTGCGCATCCACTTTCAGTAAGCGGCGCACCAGATTGATGGCATCTAACGGGCGGACGCTCAAGTCATCCAGCGCCTTGAGCATCAAATTCCCCAGATTATGGCCAGACAGTTCACCTTCGCCGGCAAACCGATATTCAAACATGGCTGACGCAATAGTCGGTTCAGTGATCAACTGGTTAATACAGTTACGGGTATCTCCCCATGCGATGCCGCCTTCAGAGGTGCGGATCCGGCCGGTGGAGCCGCCGTTATCGGTGGTAGTGACAATACCGGTAAGGCGGTGACCTAAAAAGCTCAGCGACGAGAGGACACGGCCTAGACCATGTCCGCCACCAATGGCTACCACATGGTTCAGATCTGCAAGCATCGGGTTACGCATAAGTTTTATTATTTCTTGAAGAGGTAAGAGTAAAGATACTCGAAGTGGCGTAACCTTAAAAAACAATCCGGCAAAACACAATCCAGAATATTGATTTACCGCACGTTCTGCCTTGTATCTGCCGGTTATTTAATCCGTTCGTTGGGCAATAATTCCAGATGGCCTTCGGCATCGAAATACCAACCCTTGATAATTCCATGTGATGACATGTCCTGAAATCCGGCTAATACCTCTTTAGCTTCGACAAGAGCTTCGGCATCGCTGTAACCATGCATGCGCTTGAGATATTTGGCAATGTCGGTGAGACCGGCAGACTCAGTGATATTGCTCATGGTGTTTACCTCCAAGACGGTGATGGAGTAAATCGAGGGCGTTATTGTGAGTTAGTATGATCGCAATCAATCAGATTGCCAGTCAGCGCACCAGAATATCTCTTTTAATACAGTCTGTTAGGTTATAAAAAAACAATGCCGACCTGAAGGCCGGCATTGTTTTAACGTAAATTGTTTTAGCGCAAAATGCGTGGGTGACGTTTATTCTTTTTCCAGATACAGCGTTTGACTTGGGAATGCCATATCTGCGCCGCGAGCGTGCACGATATCGATGATATCCAAGTACACATCTTGCTGAACTTTCAGCCAATCCGCCCACACCGTGGTTTTGGTGAAGCAATACACCATGATGTTGATGGAGGAGTCCGCGAACTCGTTCATGTACACCAGCAGTGTCTGGGTGGTATCGATATCCGGATTGTTCTGCAGCATGGTGCGGATGTCATCGACAATCACGCGAACCAACTTGGCGTCTTCATAGCGCAGGCCAATCTCGGTTTTGATGCGGCGGTTAGTCATCCGCCCCGGGTTTTCCACGCTGATAGACGAAAATACCGAATTCGGCACATACAGCGGACGATGGTCGAAGGTATTAATCTTGGTTAGACGCCAACCAATCTCGGCTACGGTGCCTTCAATATTGCGGTCTGGCGAGCGGATCCAATCTCCCACATTAAATGGGCGATCGAAGTACAGCATGATGCCAGAGAAAAAATTGCTGATGATGTCTTTACCGGCCAAACCGATGGCGATACCGCCGACACCACCGAAGGTCATCAAACCAGACACGCTCAGGCCAAAGTGTTGACCGGCCATCAGAATCAGGATCAGCACGGTCACGGATTTCAACAGGCGTGAAATGGCCTTGGAGGTCGTGATGTCATTGCCTTTGGCGATCAGTGAGGCCTCGATTTGGCTAATCAGGGCAAACACATACTTAATGGTGATAGCCGAGAGCAAGATAACATTCGTTGTGCTGATCCAACCGGTGTAGAGCTCGGTAAAGTGATGCAGCAGTAAGTAAATGATCTCGGTAACCGTGAGCGCGATGATGCCCCATAGCACGATAGAAGAGATGCAGGTGATCACTGCGGTGACCGTTTTGCGTCGATGACGGCCACTGTGCTTACGCTTGAGGAAAAAGAACCATAAGGCCAGAGCGGCCAGTGAGATGACTGCCAACGTGGCAAGGTCAATCATGAATTTGGAGTGAAACAGGGAATAAACCGAACTCATATCTGTCTAGTAGTCTTAAATTTGTGAATGTTATTTACTGGTATCTGATATGTCACTTATCAGGCCGGGATCGGAAAATACCTGCGACTGAAAAGGGTTTATTCTAGCGTCTGGTTTTTAAAATAAAATGGAAGAAAGGATAAGATTTGTAAAGTGCGAAAAAGTCTGCGGTAGTAGAGTACTGCAAAGATCAAAAAAACAACATGCTGCTATCAAATAGATTACTACGTTCATTCTTATATGGCCTTAGCGGATACCGTTCAGAGGCGAGCAGTATAGCGGAGTGGCGTGAATGCAGGCTTTTTGAGAGATACAAATCCGGTAAACAAGTACGTCAAAATATGACTTCATTGTCTAATTATGAGCCGCATGATTATTTCCTGTGAGGTAAGTGAGTTAGCATACTGATAATCAAGGGGGATTTATAAAATCCGCATATTTGTTTTGCCCGTTATTATCAATGCTGTGATGATGAATATTGTGTTTTAGAATGAAGTTATCGCTATTCAATTGGCATGATTAATTAATCATAATCGGCATAGTATTTTAATTTTGCGATGGGATACATGTATGCGCGTAACCCCTTGGTATCAGTCTGGTGTAAGAAATTCGTTGATATCGTGTAAGCACAAGAGGGGCTGTGCATAATGCTGAAGAAAACAGCCTGCGTTTCTTCCATGTTGTCTTATCGAGTATGTGCTATGTGTGCTGCTTTACACCGATAAGTTGCTTACGCAAGGCTGTATGTGATGAACCTGTGAGGGCTGCAAGCCTAATTGGCCATTGGCGCAGGTTGATCTGGGGTTACCGATGACTCATCGCTGCTGGAGGAGTCGGAATAATCGGATTCGGCACCACTGCTGTCATTACAACGCTCAGAGCCACTCCATGGTGTGTCATTGTCATCGGTATTGCGTACATTAGTGCAAGGCTCAGTGCTGTTGTCTTGTGTCTGTTCTGGTTCGGCGGCAAGTAAGTTACCAGAGAGCCCAAGCAGTAATGCTAGGCTGAGAGCTGCATATTTCATCATTGATTCTCCAGTAAAAACGGCTAAGGGTGTACCGCAGTGCTCCGTCTCTTTTGGGTAGAGAAAAAAGTGACTCAGCAAGAGGCGTGAACTCACGGAGCGGCATAGATCAGTATAGATAGGATGTAGCGTTTTATCCCAAAACATAATGGAACGTTGTGTTTTAATGCTGATATAAAGAGAGTGATAGAGCCTGTAACCTTACTTTAGTCGGCATTCGAAGTAAGCCTGCCATTGAGCGAGTTGTGTATCAGTTGTGTAGAGAGTCGGTAATTGGTCGGTAATCGTAGGCAGTGGACGATAGAAGTGCGCCATACGCTCAGTACTACAGACATCTAGCGAGACATATCCCGAGATAGCGGGACATCGGTCGATACAATAATTGCTATTGATAATCATTATCATTTGATGTGTAATGCAGATCTCATGCAAGGGAGATCGGCTCATGACTACATTACCAGTTGCAGTACCCGCACCTCGGCGGGCTAGAAAAATCAAACTCGCTCTGATGGGGCCTGCTTTTATTACCGCGATTGGCTACATCGATCCGGGTAACTTCGCCACCAACATTCAAGCCGGCTCTACATTTGGCTACCAGTTGCTGTGGGTGGTGGTATGGGCTAATGCCATGGCGATGCTGATTCAGCTGCTTTCTGCCAAGCTGGGTATTGCAACGGGTCAGAACTTAGCCGAGCACATTCGAGCAAGCTACCCGCGTCCGCTGGTGTGGTTTTACTGGATTCAAGCCGAGCTGATTGCCATTGCCACTGATTTGGCTGAATTCATCGGCGCCTCAATCGGTTTCAAGTTGTTATTTGGTGTATCGCTGTTTGATGGCGCAATTTTGACCGGTCTTGCTACTGTATTGATTCTGGCTTTGCAGCAACATGGGCAAAAGCCGCTGGAAATCGTCATCGGACTGTTTTTAATGTTTGTGGCGGGGGCTTATGTCTGTGAGTTGATTTTCTCCCGCCCAGATATCGCCGAGTTGGGCTGGCACATGGTGAAACCACAATTGCCGGATCAAAACGCACTGGTTTTGTCTGCCGGTGTATTGGGGGCGACTATCATGCCGCACGTGGTATACCTGCACTCAGCGTTGACCCAACGGGGCAGTCGTGAAGATCGCAAAGAGCGTTATGCAGCGACTAAAATGGATGTTGCGGTTGCGATGACCATCGCCGGTTTTGTGAACATCGCCATGATGGCGGTAGCGGCTGCGACTTTCTACTCTGCTGGTCACACCGGTATTACGGAGTTGGAGCAAGCGTACCAGACTTTGCATCCATTGCTGGGTGAAGCTGCGGCAGTGATCTTCGGCTTAAGTTTGGTTGCGGCGGGTTTGTCATCCACCGTGGTGGGGACTTTAGCTGGACAAGTGGTGATGCAGGGCTTTGTGAACTTTAGCATTCCACTGTGGGTACGCCGCGCGGTGACTATGCTGCCATCTTTTATCGTGATTTGGTGTGGGATGAACGCTACTCACGTGTTGGTGATGAGTCAGGTATTCCTCAGCTTTGGTATTGCACTGGCCTTGATTCCATTGCTGCGCTTTACCGGTGATCGCCAATTGATGGGGGATTTAACTAACAAGCCCCTGACACAAGCCGCTGGTCGTCTGATTGCGGTAGTGGTGATTACCATAAACTTGTATCTGCTGGTGACTACGTTTACCGGATTTAGCGGCTTTTAATGCCCAAATGAGGCACAGATAACGTACAAAGCGCCACTCCTAACGCGTTAAGTTCCATCCAAAGCCGCACAGCATGAGGTGCGGCTTTTTCATTTTCGGCTATTGATTTGATAAAGCGCAGTAATCGCCTGAATTGCTGTATAAAACAGCACTTGCCCTAAGAGAGTGTGATTACCAAAACAATATTCCACATTCTCATTGTCAGTTCGGGGACGCTTTATTTACAATGCGAAGAGACGTTATTTTATTGTGGTTATGTCGTAACGCACACTCAACGCAGTGGACATTGCCGCCAAAAACTCCGAAGCCGCTTTTGCCTACGTTCTGCAGCAGGCTGACTCATTCAGGCACACAGAATAGGGCATGACGGCCGTAGCACAGATGATGCTACCGGGTTCGGTGAGAAATTACCGGGCCTCCCGACATTGGAAAGGTGTTTTCAGGTGCAGCAACTCAAAGACACGTTTGACCGCGGGTTCTATTACCTGCGTTTGTCGATCACAGATGTCTGCAACTTTCGTTGCAGCTATTGCCTGCCGGACGGTTATCGGCCGCAGGCGAATACCTCATTTCTGCGCGCCGATGAAGCTCGCCGGATTGCTCAGGCCTTTATTGCGCTGGGCACAGACAAGATCCGTCTGACCGGTGGAGAGCCGACATTGCGTCGCGACTTTATCTCTATCGCCTCTTCAATTAGCGAATTGCCGGGTTTACGTGCCTTGGCGGTGACCACTAATGGCTATCGTATGGCCCGTGATGTCCCGCTGTGGAAAGAGGCTGGCATTACGTCGGTGAATGTCAGTCTAGACAGTCTCGACCCACGCCAATTTCATCAAATCACCGGTGAAAATCGCTTTAGCCAAGTAATGGCGGGCATTGATGCCGCTTTCGATGCCGGCTATCCGCAAGTGAAAGTGAACACCGTGCTGATGAAAGGCTTAAATGATCATCAGCTGGATCAGTTTCTGGCGTGGATCCGCCATCGTCCGTTGCAGTTGCGTTTTATCGAGCTGATGCAAACCGGCGAGATGACTTCGCTATTTCGTGACCATCATATTTCTGGCGCGGTGATCCGCGACAAGCTGCTACTCAATGGCTGGCAGCTTAAACCGCGCAGCTACAATGCCGGTCCGGCGCAAGTCTTTACGCATCCCGATTATCAGGGCGAAGTTGGCCTGATCATGCCGTATGAGAAGGATTTTTGTGCCAGCTGTAACCGGTTACGGGTTTCGGCGACCGGAAAACTGCATTTGTGCCTGTTTGGTGATGATGGCATCCCGCTGCGTGATTTGCTGGAGGATGACCGCCAATTACCTTTACTGCGCCAACGCGTGCAAGATGCTCTACTGCATAAAAAGCAGAGCCATTTCTTGCATGAGGGCAATAGCGGTCAGACACCACATTTGGCGTCGATCGGCGGGTAAGTCGTGCATGTCATTGCCGCTGTCGGTAGTCAGTCAGGCTAGCGCTGAATCAAGCTTTAAAAAACACGATAAAACCCGATTTAAAACCAAGTAGATACAAAACGCAGTGAATAAAGCGTACTGAATAAAAACGTACTGCAAAAAGTCATGATCGGGCAGGCAAGGCTGCCTTATCACACAACATCGCATTCATCATGAAGGAGTTACCCATGGGACACGCCCACGCTGAATTTATGCCAGCCAGCATTGCTGTACTGACTGTGTCAGATACCCGCACCGAAGAGAACGATACCTCTGGCCAGTATCTGGTTGAGGCGGCGCTGGCCGCAGGACACCGTCTGGCAGACAAGCGCATCGTGAAAGATGACGTGTACCAGCTGCGCGCTGTGGTTTCACAGTGGATTGCCGACCCAAGCGTGCAGGCTATTTTGGTCACCGGCGGTACCGGTTTTACTTCCCGCGATTCTACCCCAGAGGCACTGCGCCCACTGTTTGATAAAGAAGTGGAAGGCTTCGGTGAGTTGTTCCGTCAGATTTCTTATCAGGAAATTGGCACCTCTACGATCCAATCGCGTGCGCTGGCCGGTTTTGCGAACCACACTGCCATTTTCGTGATGCCGGGCTCTACGGGCGCTTGCCGTACTGCGTGGGAAAAGATCATTGCTGATCAGCTGGATGCGCGTCATCGCCCATGTAACTTCATGCCGCATCTGCAGCAGTAATTTCGCCTACACGTAAAAGGACAGGAGCATGACTCAATTAACTCACCTGAACGAACGGGGCGAAGCCAATATGGTGGACGTTTCAGGTAAAGCGGAAACCGTGCGTGAAGCCAGAGCGCAAGCCTGCGTTGAAATGCACGCAGAAACGTTGGCCATGATCGTGGAAGGGCGTCATCCGAAAGGGGATGTGTTTGCCACCGCGCGTATTGCCGGCATCATGGCCGCCAAACGTACGTGGGAACTGATCCCACTGTGCCATCCACTGCTGTTATCCAAAGTGGAAGTACAGCTGGAAGCCCAGCCAGAGCGTAATCGGGTGAGAATTGAGAGTGTGTGTCGTCTGACCGGCAAAACCGGCGTAGAGATGGAAGCGTTGACCGCCGCCTCGGTGGCAGCGCTGACCATCTATGACATGTGCAAAGCCGTACAAAAAGACATGCAGATCACCGATGTGCGTCTGCTGTCTAAAACCGGCGGTAAGTCCGGGACATTCACCGCGGAGGCATCATGATTCGGGTGTTATTTTTTGCGCAGGTGCGCGAGTTGACCGACACCGGTGAAATTGAGGTGGCTGAAACCTATGCCACGGCTGAATTATTGCGTGCGGCTTTGGCGGCGCGGAGTGAGCGCTGGGCATTGGCGCTCGATAAAGAAAATCTGCTGGTGGCTGTTAACCAGACGCTGACGTCATTGTCTCACCCGCTGCAAGACGGGGATGAAGTGGCCTTTTTCCCACCGGTTACTGGAGGTTAAGCAGATGCAGGTACAGGAAACCCGAATTCGGGTCAGTGAAGACGATTTTGATATTGCCGCCGAATACACGTGGCTAAATCAGGACGACAGCTGTGGCGCGGTGGTGACCTTTACCGGCAAAGTGCGCAATCACAGTCAGCAAGGCAGCGTGAACGGCCTGCACTTGGAGCATTATCCGGCGATGACCGATAAAGCCCTGCACGACATTATCAGTGAAGCGCGTGCACGTTGGCCGTTAGGTCGTGTCAGCCTGATTCATCGCGTGGGTGAGCTCGGCAGCGGTGAGCAGATTGTGTATGTCGGGGTCAGCAGTGGCCACCGCTTGGCGGCATTCGCGGCAGCAGAATTCATCATGGATTATCTCAAGGTGCGGGCACCGTTTTGGAAAAAAGAGCAGATGCCAGACGGCGCGCGCTGGGTGGAAGCCAAAACCAGTGATCAGGAGGCAGCACGCAGATGGCAAAGCGAATAAGCACACAGGTGATCTACAACAGACTACACAAAGGGCGCGTTGCGGCCAGCACATTGGCTGTGGTGGCGCTATTTAGCCTGTCACCGGCGAATGCGGCCACGTTGAAAGTGGCGGTTGCGGCGAACTTTAAGCCCACATTAGAACAGTTGGCGACGCAATTTCAGCAGCAAACGGGCGATCAGGTTGCCATCTCGTCAGCCTCCAGCGGTGTGCTATATCAGCAAATTGTGAATGGTGCGCCGTTTGATCTGTTCTTGTCGGCGGACAGTGAACGCCCAGAGCGTTTAGAAAAGGAAGGGCGGATAGTCTCTAACTCGCGCTTTACTTATGCTCGTGGCCAGTTGGCGCTATGGAATACCGGTACACCAGTGGGGACCGATCCTAAGCTGTGGCAGGGGAAATTAGCCATCGCGAATCCACGAACGGCGCCTTACGGTGCGGCTGCGCAATACTGGTTAGAGCAGAATGGGGCGTGGAATATTGCCGGCCTGACGCTGGTCACCGGAGCCAATATTGCCCAGACGTATCAATTTGTGCAAACCGGCAATGCGCCCATGGGGCTGGTGGCTTATCCGAATGTGAAAATGGCCCATCCGCAAGGGCAAGTTTGGTTGCTGCCCGCCGATGCGTACCCGGCCATTGAACAGCAGGCGGTGATTCTGGCCTCGAGCTCGCAGCCGAAGGCGGCCAAGGCTTTTGCCGACTTTCTGCGTAGCGATGCCGCCCGTAGCCTGATTGAGTCGCATGGCTATTTGGCGCAGTGAGGTAGCGCGCGTGGGAGGCGATGATGTCGGAGGCTGATTGGCTGGCGGTTCGTCTTACCTTACGGCTGGCCGCGACCACCACGTTGATCTTGATGCTGCTGGCGCCATCGTTGGCGTGGTGGTTGGCGCGAAGTCGTTCGCGTATTCGTCCGCTGATTGAATCATTGGTCGCCTTGCCCTTGGTGCTGCCGCCGACAGTGCTGGGTTTTTACCTGCTGCTGGCCTTCTCACCTCGCTCATTGCCCGGTCATTGGTGGCTGGAGATGACTGGCCATACTCTGGCGTTTTCATTCACCGGTTTGGTGCTGGCTTCCGTGATTTATTCGTTGCCTTTTGCGGTACAACCCTTACAAAGCGCGTTTGTGAATATGGGGGATAAAGAGCTGGAAGCGGCGGCAACTCTCGGTATGGGGCGTTTGGCCCGTTTTCGCCATATTGTGGTGCCGATGGTGCTACCGAGCTTCATCATCGCTGCAACTTTGAGCTTTGCCCATACCTTGGGGGAGTTCGGCGTGGTGCTGATGATTGGCGGTAATATTCCCGGTCAGACGCAGGTGCTGTCGATTGCGCTTTTTGATCATGTGGAAGCGATGGATTACCAAAGCGCACATTATCTGGCCGGTGGGCTCTTACTGTTTTCCGTGGTGCTGCTGACTTTGGTGTATGGCGTGCT harbors:
- the uvrB gene encoding excinuclease ABC subunit UvrB codes for the protein MSRNFELVSEFAPAGDQPEAIRQLIDGLDAGLAHQTLLGVTGSGKTFTAANVIASLNRPTMILAPNKTLAAQLYGEMKAFFPHNAVEYFVSYYDYYQPEAYVPSTDTFIEKDASINDHIEQMRLSATKALMERRDVVVVASVSAIYGLGDPDSYLKMMLHLRRGDTLDQRFILRRLSELQYTRNDQAFQRGTFRVRGEVIDIYPAESDEHAVRVELFDDEVERLSLFDPLTGQVQQDVARYTVYPKTHYVTPREKILEAIEKIKVELVERKQVLLDNNKLLEEQRISQRTLFDIEMMNELGYCSGIENYSRYLSGRNPGEPPPTLFDYLPADGLLIIDESHVTVPQIGAMYKGDRSRKETLVDYGFRLPSALDNRPLKFDEFEALAPQTIYVSATPGAYELEKSGGEVIEQVVRPTGLLDPVVEVRPVTTQVDDLLSEIRLRSAINERVLVTTLTKRMAEDLTEYLEEHDVKVRYLHSDIDTVERMEIIRDLRLGLFDVLVGINLLREGLDMPEVSLVAILDADKEGFLRSERSLIQTIGRAARNLNGKAILYGDRITPSMARAIGETERRREKQQAFNERNGITPQGLNKAVADILDVGGRVSNKGRQKSKGRKVAESEASYQVHSPAEAEQKMRELEQQMYQHAQNLEFEEAAAIRDQLQALREAFIKTS
- a CDS encoding gluconeogenesis factor YvcK family protein, whose product is MRNPMLADLNHVVAIGGGHGLGRVLSSLSFLGHRLTGIVTTTDNGGSTGRIRTSEGGIAWGDTRNCINQLITEPTIASAMFEYRFAGEGELSGHNLGNLMLKALDDLSVRPLDAINLVRRLLKVDAHIIPMSEEPVDLAAVCADGMSVFGEVNIDALTELPVSLQLVPEVSATREAITAIERADLILIGPGSFMTSLLPPLLNREIATALSNATAAHVLYIGNLAKEHSPAAQLNIAEKLQIIERHIGRRCITGVIVGPHIDVSVLRDEDGPKRRIVQTQLEADDIPYRHDRNLLKQAIEQALQINPLN
- a CDS encoding mechanosensitive ion channel family protein translates to MSSVYSLFHSKFMIDLATLAVISLAALALWFFFLKRKHSGRHRRKTVTAVITCISSIVLWGIIALTVTEIIYLLLHHFTELYTGWISTTNVILLSAITIKYVFALISQIEASLIAKGNDITTSKAISRLLKSVTVLILILMAGQHFGLSVSGLMTFGGVGGIAIGLAGKDIISNFFSGIMLYFDRPFNVGDWIRSPDRNIEGTVAEIGWRLTKINTFDHRPLYVPNSVFSSISVENPGRMTNRRIKTEIGLRYEDAKLVRVIVDDIRTMLQNNPDIDTTQTLLVYMNEFADSSINIMVYCFTKTTVWADWLKVQQDVYLDIIDIVHARGADMAFPSQTLYLEKE
- a CDS encoding Nramp family divalent metal transporter, with protein sequence MTTLPVAVPAPRRARKIKLALMGPAFITAIGYIDPGNFATNIQAGSTFGYQLLWVVVWANAMAMLIQLLSAKLGIATGQNLAEHIRASYPRPLVWFYWIQAELIAIATDLAEFIGASIGFKLLFGVSLFDGAILTGLATVLILALQQHGQKPLEIVIGLFLMFVAGAYVCELIFSRPDIAELGWHMVKPQLPDQNALVLSAGVLGATIMPHVVYLHSALTQRGSREDRKERYAATKMDVAVAMTIAGFVNIAMMAVAAATFYSAGHTGITELEQAYQTLHPLLGEAAAVIFGLSLVAAGLSSTVVGTLAGQVVMQGFVNFSIPLWVRRAVTMLPSFIVIWCGMNATHVLVMSQVFLSFGIALALIPLLRFTGDRQLMGDLTNKPLTQAAGRLIAVVVITINLYLLVTTFTGFSGF
- the moaA gene encoding GTP 3',8-cyclase MoaA, yielding MQQLKDTFDRGFYYLRLSITDVCNFRCSYCLPDGYRPQANTSFLRADEARRIAQAFIALGTDKIRLTGGEPTLRRDFISIASSISELPGLRALAVTTNGYRMARDVPLWKEAGITSVNVSLDSLDPRQFHQITGENRFSQVMAGIDAAFDAGYPQVKVNTVLMKGLNDHQLDQFLAWIRHRPLQLRFIELMQTGEMTSLFRDHHISGAVIRDKLLLNGWQLKPRSYNAGPAQVFTHPDYQGEVGLIMPYEKDFCASCNRLRVSATGKLHLCLFGDDGIPLRDLLEDDRQLPLLRQRVQDALLHKKQSHFLHEGNSGQTPHLASIGG
- the moaB gene encoding molybdenum cofactor biosynthesis protein B; amino-acid sequence: MGHAHAEFMPASIAVLTVSDTRTEENDTSGQYLVEAALAAGHRLADKRIVKDDVYQLRAVVSQWIADPSVQAILVTGGTGFTSRDSTPEALRPLFDKEVEGFGELFRQISYQEIGTSTIQSRALAGFANHTAIFVMPGSTGACRTAWEKIIADQLDARHRPCNFMPHLQQ